One genomic window of Fusarium fujikuroi IMI 58289 draft genome, chromosome FFUJ_chr01 includes the following:
- a CDS encoding probable methylenetetrahydrofolate dehydrogenase (NAD+), with product MATSTVPKTCKVITAETIAKGYLGEVKDTLAKIQGENPCTPTLAAFLANGDPAAVKYAEWSKKTCEENGFNFDLRTVDKELLEEEIMKANEDDDVDGMIVYYPIFPNNPSHDKYIQESVDLGKDVEGLRHKHIHNMYHNIRFIDPPENRKKSILPCTPLAVVKILEYLQIYNPILASGNRLFGKTITVINRSEVNGRPLAALLANDGATVYSVDVTGVQIFTRGEGIKKARHQVEDKEGWKLEDCLPLSDVVIGGVPVESFKVPTELIRDGAVCINFSSYRNFDGPAIKEKASIYVPSVGKVTIAILLRNLVRLIANRPSKDESQKSVEARAEAFADD from the exons ATGGCTACCTCAACTGTCCCCAAGACCTGCAAGGTCATCACTGCTGAGACTATCGCCAAGGGTTACCTTGGTGAGGTCAAGGACACACTGGCCAAGATCCAAGGCGAGAACCCTTGCACTCCCACACTGGCTGCTTTCCTCGCCAACGGTGATCCCGCTGCCGTAAAGTACGCTGAGTGGTCCAAGAAGACTTGTGAAGAGAA CGGATTCAACTTTGACCTCCGAACTGTGGAcaaggagcttctcgaggaggagatcatgAAGGCCaatgaagacgacgatgtcGACGGCATGATTGTCTACTACCCCATCTTCCCCAACAACCCTTCTCACGACAAGTACATCCAGGAGTCGGTTGACCTTGGAAAGGACGTTGAGGGTCTTCGACACAAGCACATCCATAACATGTACCACAACATTCGCTTCATTGACCCTCCTGAGAACCGCAAGAAGTCCATCCTTCCTTGCACTCCTCTCGCTGttgtcaagatccttgagTATTTGCAGATCTACAACCCCATCCTGGCTTCCGGGAACCGACTTTTCGGAAAGACTATCACTGTCATCAACAGATCCGAGGTCAACGGCCGACCTCTTGCTGCCCTCCTCGCCAACGATGGCGCCACCGTCTACTCCGTCGACGTCACTGGTGTCCAGATCTTCACCCGAGGAGAGGGCATCAAGAAGGCCCGCCACCAGgtcgaggacaaggagggtTGGAAGCTCGAGGACTGTCTTCCACTCAGTGACGTTGTCATCGGAGGAGTCCCCGTCGAGTCTTTCAAGGTACCCACCGAGCTCATCCGCGATGGTGCTGTCTGCATCAACTTTTCCTCGTACAGAAACTTTGATGGTCCcgccatcaaggagaaggcctCCATCTACGTGCCGTCCGTCGGCAAGGTTACAATTGCTATCCTCTTGAGAAACTTGGTT CGCCTCATTGCCAACCGACCCTCCAAGGATGAGTCGCAGAAGAGCGTCGAGGCCCGAGCTGAGGCTTTCGCCGACGACTAA
- a CDS encoding probable nitrate transport protein crnA yields the protein MGFQITHLWKAPEVNPISRKARSVPMLNPIDMYGRVFSFSWLGFMLAFWAWYTFPPLLTVTIKQDLHLTPAQIANSNIVSLSATFFLRFLTGPLCDLYGPRRVFAYLILLGCFPIGLAPLVNSATGLYISRFFIGILGATFVPCQVWCTGFFDKNVVGTANALAGGWGNAGGGITYFIMPAVFDSLVAHQGMSPSKAWRVTFIVPLICLVVCGLGMLFLCPDSPIGSWEDQAMLVKKNMEAHGMSSSGDVTPIGTPDRCGSDEEKSPGEERDVKVGDHEHPISRNEAIEFARGEVIVKPTLHEALHVCYSPQTIFHVATYACSFGGELAINAILSSYFKKNFPHLDQTKASNYAAIFGFLNFVNRPLGGVIADIIYNKCGRNLWLKKAWIVACGVLTGALLIVIGKVNPSEANGGDIGTLVGLIVVMAIFIEAGNGANFALVPHVHPSANGILSGLTGGGGNIGGVMFAVVFRFMHGGNDYAMGLWVIGIITIALNLAVCWIPPLPKGQIGGH from the exons ATGGGTTTTCAAATCACCCACCTGTGGAAGGCCCCTGAGGTCAACCCCATCAGCCGAAAAGCACGAAGTGTGCCTATGCTCAACCCTATCGACATGTATGGTCGAGTATTCTCTTTCTCATGGCTCGGTTTTATGCTTGCTTTCTGGGCATG GTACACCTTTCCACCCCTGTTGACTGTCACTATCAAACAAGATCTTCATCTTACACCGGCTCAAATCGCAAACTCCAACATCGTATCTCTATCTGCTACTTTCTTCCTTCGATTCTTGACCGGCCCTCTTTGCGATCTGTATGGACCTCGACGTGTATTTGCCTACTTGATCCTCCTCGGCTGCTTTCCCATTGGCCTCGCACCGCTTGTCAACAGCGCCACTGGCTTGTATATATCTCGATTCTTCATTGGCATCCTCGGTGCAACCTTTGTGCCTTGCCAGGTTTGGTGCACTGGTTTCTTCGACAAGAATGTTGTCGGCACTGCCAATGCCCTTGCTGGTGGCTGGGGTAATGCAGGTGGTGGAAT CACTTACTTTATCATGCCTGCCGTCTTCGACTCACTAGTGGCTCATCAGGGCATGTCCCCTTCCAAGGCATGGAGGGTTACCTTCATTGTCCCCTTGATCTGCCTGGTCGTCTGCGGTCTCGGAATGCTGTTCCTTTGCCCTGACAGCCCTATCGGATCGTGGGAGGACCAGGCTATGCTCGTCAAAAAGAACATGGAGGCTCATGGAATGTCTAGCTCTGGTGACGTGACCCCCATCGGTACACCTGACCGCTGCGGttcagatgaggagaagagcccCGGTGAGGAGAGGGATGTCAAGGTTGGCGACCACGAGCACCCTATCTCGCGCAACGAGGCCATTGAGTTCGCTCGAGGCGAGGTCATTGTCAAGCCAACTCTTCATGAAGCCCTCCATGTCTGCTACTCTCCCCAGACCATCTTCCACGTAGCGACCTATGCATGCTCCTTCGGTGGCGAGCTTGCTATCAACGCTATCCTGAGCTCCTACTTCAAGAAGAACTTCCCCCACCTCGACCagaccaaggccagcaaCTACGCCGCTATCTTTGGTTTCCTCAACTTCGTCAACCGACCTCTTGGTGGAGTCATTGCCGACATCATCTACAACAAGTGCGGACGCAACCTCTGGCTCAAGAAGGCCTGGATCGTCGCTTGCGGTGTGCTGACTGGAGCTCTTCTTATTGTGATTGGAAAGGTCAACCCTTCTGAAGCCAATGGTGGTGATATTGGTACCTTGGTTGGCCTCATCGTGGTcatggccatcttcatcgaggCTGGTAACGGTGCTAACTTTGCTCTCGTACCTCACGTTCACCCCTCTGCCAACGGTATCCTCTCAGGCCTGaccggtggtggtggtaacATTGGTGGTGTCATGTTTGCTGTTGTCTTCCGCTTCATGCACGGCGGTAATGACTACGCCATGGGTCTCTGGGTCATTGGCATCATTACCATtgccttgaacttggcggtTTGCTGGATCCCTCCTCTGCCCAAGGGCCAGATTGGCGGTCACTAA
- a CDS encoding beta-transducin-like protein, whose protein sequence is MASEDDRPSDSPRNKRRKTSGDSSPPYAPQRDAEDNDGSPRQSRQLSIRDNRRNSRTISPSPGEDGAGHKYYESRRTSRSRSRSRSRSLSSIDSRRHSRSRSRVTTRSHSPRSSRSRSRSQLSFRRSRTDSLSARGAEPTPPPEPFKPNYRARLALHGHNKAVSQVRISPNGKFIASASADATVKIWDATTGEHMDTLVGHMAGVSCIAWTPDSNTIASGSYDEAVFLWDVRAGRLMRSLPAHSDPVSGVDFSRDGTLVVSCSTDGLIRIWDTSTGQCLRTLVHEDNPAVANVCFSPNGRFVLAFNLDNCIRLWDYVSGTVKKTYQGHRNEKFAVGGCFGVLDGAPFIASASEDGSIVVWDVGSKTVLQRVEGHKGVCFWVDVHGETMVTGGQDNTVKVYRHIRDNNKVNGDTGEKDKESQAEGLPALEDVAMEGI, encoded by the exons ATGGCCTCTGAAGACGATCGCCCCAGTGATTCGCCCCGGAATAAGCGTCGCAAAACGAGCGGCGACTCTTCCCCTCCTTACGCGCCGCAACGCGACGCCGAAGACAATGACGGATCGCCTAGACAGTCTCGCCAACTATCGATACGAGACAATCGCCGCAATAGCAGGACTATCAGCCCAAGTCCTGGCGAAGATGGTGCTGGACACAAATATTACGAAAGTCGTCGTACATCACGATCGAGGTCACGGTCGAGGTCACGGTCCCTCTCTAGTATAGACTCCCGTAGACACTCGCGCTCGCGATCCCGAGTAACAACACGATCGCATTCACCCCGCTCTTCACGCTCACGCTCACGCTCGCAACTATCCTTTCGTCGCTCCCGAACAGACTCCCTCTCCGCGCGGGGAGCTGAAccaactcctcctccagaACCTTTCAAGCCCAACTATCGTGCCCGCCTTGCTCTTCATGGTCACAACAAGGCCGTCTCTCAGGTCCGAATATCACCTAATGGAAAATTCATCGCATCTGCATCGGCAGATGCTACTGTCAAGATATGGGACGCCACAACAGGCGAACACATGGATACACTAGTTGGGCATATGGCAGGCGTGAGCTGTATTGCTTGGACACCGGATAGCAACACCATCGCAA GTGGTTCATACGACGAAGCTGTGTTTCTGTGGGACGTACGAGCGGGCAGGCTGATGCGAAGTTTACCTGCGCATAGTGATCCCGTCAGTGGGGTTGACTTTTCTCGAGATGGCACGCTGGTCGTCAGTTGCTCGACAGATGGTTTGAT TCGTATTTGGGATACATCGACAGGCCAGTGCTTACGCACACTTGTTCATGAAGACAATCCGGCTGTCGCCAACGTTTGCTTCTCCCCTAACGGGCGCTTCGTCCTAGctttcaacctcgacaacTGCATTCGCCTATGGGATTATGTTTCTGGTACCGTCAAAAAGACATATCAAGGCCACCGCAACGAGAAGTTCGCTGTCGGTGGCTGTTTCGGAGTTCTGGACGGGGCTCCTTTCATCGCATCTGCTAGCGAGGATGGCAGCATCGTCGTGTGGGACGTAGGATCAAAGACGGTCTTACAAAGAGTGGAGGGTCACAAGGGCGTGTGCTTCTGGGTGGATGTCCATGGAGAGACGATGGTGACCGGAGGGCAGGATAACACAGTCAAGGTTTATCGACACATCAGAGATAACAATAAGGTGAACGGTGATACTGGGGAAAAGGATAAGGAGTCACAAGCGGAGGGATTACCAGCGCTAGAAGACGTGGCTATGGAAGGGATATGA
- a CDS encoding related to hsp70 protein has product MTANEPVDDFFIIGLDFGTTYSGVAWAYSREPEEIELVTSWESEFNNCTDVDKAPTQLLYDEKKGTSWGYSIPASKDALKWFKLLLLDREDVPIMVSKSSQMRCAQKLLDKTKKDPVEVIACYLRKIWNHAIDSIQRAVGAELLQKSPFHVVITLPAIWPPYAQQRMKQAAKTSGILDARSCGETKLRFISEPEAAALATIKDLSKRSTMKIEDTMVICDAGGGTVDLISYQIESTSPFVVKECVKGDGGLCGGVFLDEQFLELIKRKLAPGSWDSVTSTEEKKFLNECWEHGIKSQFSNQNRDWVVDLPDSCKATSSSGKLKRRKTLELSSSDILSAYTPIVDRIEGLVRRQAQAVKSKLGTPAKYIILVGGFGRSSYLYNKLRSAFSESTVLQSRGNKPWSAICRGAVVHGITNHGLSATLGVTVGVRVARNSYGVKFMTEFDPQKHQQSDKYWSEDHQEWYATNQMKWFLREGDNMLTKKPVRHNYCQLYSNRIGHVSTTIYICSEFPPPKSSGQAVEKLCEIHWTRNISLESLPTWTNPLGKVYHELRYEVEMTCEDGTVDFTLYHEGKRVGAHNVDVQFR; this is encoded by the exons ATGACGGCCAACGAGCCAGTCGATGATTTCTTTATCATTGGACTCGACTTTGGGACAAC GTACTCGGGAGTTGCTTGGGCGTATTCTCGAGAACCGGAAGAGATCGAACTTGTGACAAGCTGGGAATCTGAGTTTAACAACTGTACTGATGTTGATAAAGCACCAACTCAGTTGCTATACGACGAAAAAAAAGGCACATCCTGGGGATACTCTATCCCCGCCAGTAAGGATGCCTTGAAGTGGTTCAAACTTCTATTGCTTGATAGAGAGGATGTTCCCATTATGGTTTCAAAGTCCTCCCAGATGCGCTGCGCCCAGAAACTTCTGGATAAGACGAAGAAAGACCCAGTCGAGGTCATCGCGTGCTATTTGCGAAAAATATGGAACCATGCAATTGACTCTATCCAAAGAGCTGTTGGAGCTGAACTGTTGCAAAAGTCGCCGTTTCATGTTGTCATTACGCTGCCTGCCATCTGGCCCCCCTACGCCCAGCAACGCATGAAGCAGGCTGCCAAAACCTCAGGTATTCTTGATGCTCGATCATGCGGTGAGACCAAACTTCGTTTCATCTCAGAGCCGGAGGCTGCAGCCCTAGCTACCATCAAGGATCTTTCGAAGAGGTCGACCATGAAG ATTGAGGATACGATGGTCATTTGTGATGCTGGAGGAGGAACGGTG GATCTAATCAGCTATCAAATTGAGTCAACCTCTCCATTTGTGGTGAAGGAGTGTGTCAAAGGCGACG GGGGGCTCTGCGGAGGCGTGTTTCTCGACGAACAGTTCCTGGAACTCATCAAAAGAAAGCTCGCACCTGGATCATGGGACAGCGTCACCTCtactgaggagaagaaattcTTGAACGAGTGTTGGGAGCATGGAATTAAGTCTCAATTCTCTAATCAGAACAGGGACTGGGTCGTAGACCTTCCTGACAGTTGCAAGGCCACGAGCTCCAGCGGAAAGCTCAAACGGCGAAAGACGCTTGAACTCAGCTC AAGCGACATTCTGTCTGCATACACCCCTATCGTCGACAGGATCGAGGGCCTTGTACGCCGGCAAGCCCAGGCTGTTAAGTCAAAGCTTGGGACGCCAGCaaag TACATCATTCTTGTCGGTGGCTTCGGTCGTAGCTCCTACCTGTACAACAAGCTTCGGTCTGCCTTTTCTGAGAGCACAGTTCTACAGTCGCGCGGGAACAAGCC ATGGTCAGCTATCTGCCGCGGTGCTGTAGTCCACGGCATTACAAACCACGGCCTCTCAGCAACCCTGGGTGTGACAGTAGGCGTACGGGTAGCTCGAAACAGCTATGGAGTCAAGTTCATGACCGAGTTTGATCCCCAGAAGCATCAGCAATCTGACAAATATTGGTCGGAAGATCATCAGGAGTGGTATGCTACGAACCAGATGAAATGGTTTCTGCGGGAG GGCGACAATATGTTGACTAAAAAGCCAGTCCGACATAACTACTGTCAACTATACTCTAATCGCATTGGACATGTCTCTACGACCATTTACATCTGCTCTGAGTTCCCTCCCCCCAAGTCTTCCGGACAGGCCGTGGAGAAACTATGTGAGATCCACTGGACCCGCAACATCAGCCTCGAATCTCTTCCAACATGGACCAACCCTCTGGGAAAGGTCTACCACGAACTCAGGTACGAAGTTGAGATGACCTGCGAGGATGGGACTGTAGACTTTACCCTCTATCACGAGGGCAAACGCGTCGGTGCTCACAATGTCGATGTTCAGTTTCGTTAG